Below is a genomic region from Raphanus sativus cultivar WK10039 chromosome 4, ASM80110v3, whole genome shotgun sequence.
gttttcttatatggTCTATTATGGACTCTATGGCAGCCCATAAAAATATGGGTTTTAGTGGATATGATTTTTAATGGACATGGTTCTAATGGACATGGTCACTCTTTGTCCACGAACAATAAATGGACAAATGGATACGGGCTAATGGACGTGGACTTGCCCAGTTTACAGCTATACAGTTTTGTACGAAGACAATAGTATATCAGAATTCagagttattaataaaattaaaagcaaTCTCGAGATGAATGTTTAAGAACTTTTCTCATAGCAACAGAGTTTCATTTCATTTTGTATTTGGCCGGGATTTACATAAATAGGTTAAACTGATGGCTGCAAACGGAGCTCAACATATAGCAGCAAGTGCTGGAAAGTCTCAAAATCTATTACAAAGAGAGTGAGTgagcatatatatattctctggcTGTGAATTaacatctctctctcactgCGTGAGCAGCTTAGAGTCACATGCCACTATCTTCACCTGACTAACATTCTCTTGACGGTCTTCACTCTTGAACATTGCGTCCTGTAATATGAAGGTCCAGACGTTGTCACAGAACCTGTAAGTGTGCAGGTGCCCCTGTAcaagatcaaaaaaaaaaagagaagtaaaGAAGAAACGAGATTAAGCACCTATTCTCATGAAAGATAACAgaaccgaaaaaaaaaactttgaagaCTTTACAGAAAGTATGACACTGTTAAGAGGTTCTAGAAACTATTAATTGAGGTAGCAACTTACCCTAAACATTCTACTCTACAACAACATTGTTCCATTCAAACGTTCAATCGCCTCTACAAGTAAATGAATGAATAGCATAACAATACTGAAGCAGACCTTGATAGTCACTTTGGTCTTCACTTGGCTCTCAAGAGCTTCAGTCATGGACTACAAAGGGACACATACATATCATTAAAAAGCCACAGAGAGGTAAAACCAAAAGATGCCAAGATCAGTCACTCATAACCTTGTCAAACTGAACAAGAACTTGGATGGCTAGCTCAGGGCTCAGCGTACCGCTCTGAACCATCTCGTCCAAAGTCTCAGTCAAACACATCCCGATCGTCGATCTCCTGTACAGCTCAAACGTCGCCATTATTCTACGATCTGCCAGCAGATAATCCGAGCAAATCAAATCTTTTAATCAGGGATCTGAAAAGTTTAGACTAATCACAGGAGACGATAAGTAGACGGAGAATACAAAGAGAGACAGTATACCGATCTCCGGCGAAGTGGGGAAGAGGGATGAAGGAGGTAGGTACCGTTGGGTCGATTGCGAAGGATTCGTGTCTTGCGcggagaaaaataaaattttggggCTTTTATTCCCTAGCTTTTGCAGGTTACTGTTTATATAGGCAGCGATAGATCAGGGAAATTTTGAAATTACACGTTTACCCTTGGTGAAAGTTCCTTTTTACCTTTTATATTGGGAAAACGGCTAAAACCTGCCTCAAGTTTGGCCATATGTTCAAATCATACCCAAAGTATACAAGGGTGCGAAAACATACCTAAGGTTTCATAAAATCCAAATTTCATACCCACAGTTTAGTTTTTGTGCAAATGAGCCGTTAAACATTCATACACGTGGAAATGATATTGTTTATTTGTTCTAATTACTCTCCAAATCTTCTTGGACAAAAACGAGACAAACCAGCAAAAATAACAGTCCCAGTTCTTTATCTCAATTCTCTAATTGCTTCTCTCGCTCGAACTCACGAACAAGCATGATATTCTCTACGGTCGAGTTCATTCCATGGCTCAAGAAATGAGGTAAAATTCTCAGCTAAATTCCTACATATCTTTCATTTGTAGTTAGAATCAACCAGGTACTGGTGCGTACAAGCAAAATATTCTTAATGCTTGGCGTTACGTCAGGTAAACACACCACCTCTTTGGTGTTTTCTCTTGCAGCTAGAAATGAATAAATGAGAGAAATAGTGACAACAAGTCAAAAAAGTCTCTTTGCTCTTTCATCGATAAACACTTCTGACTTCTTTAGCCCTTGCACTTCTTCAGTTTTTGGCAAAGGACCTCGCAACAAAAGTTATTGCAACATGCTTACGTATCCATCGCTTCTGTTTAGTTTGAATAAAGGCGTGGTGTACTCAacctgaagaaaaaaaaacttcacaCAATATACTCGGAAGTATCACATGTGTTGCATTAGCAGATCACTGATTCCAAAATCAAGCAATACCAATAGTTTCGCAAGTTGGAAATCTTCTAACCTGAATGCTTCCCAAAGTCATAACCATATCTCTTTACTTCCATGAGAGTCACCTCGCACATCTAGACCATCGATGAGAAGGGAATAATAACCCAGCACCTTCCCCACAGTTCATTTATTATCAAGTGAACTAGTGTGGCTAAGTAGTGCAAGATACAAATTACTAGCTAAACCTCTAACACTCTCGATAGAAGTTTGACATCTCTTAGGCTAAATGGCTGCCCGAAGTGTAAATTATATAGGAGAATCAGCATGAACAAAGTCCAAAAGCAAggataaaattatttatgcaGTATCCAGAAATGCTGTGAAtgcagtttatatatataaaacaaatatatacttAAAACTCATGAAGGATCAGATTATGATGACAGAATTAAAACAGCTTAATCAAGGCAATAATGGCTGACCTTTCTAATTGGTTCTTAACGTTTTGGTAGCCGGAAAGATACAGATACGTATCTCTAACTGTAAAAGCA
It encodes:
- the LOC108855435 gene encoding transcription initiation factor IIA subunit 2, whose product is MATFELYRRSTIGMCLTETLDEMVQSGTLSPELAIQVLVQFDKSMTEALESQVKTKVTIKGHLHTYRFCDNVWTFILQDAMFKSEDRQENVSQVKIVACDSKLLTQ